Proteins from a single region of Streptomyces sp. HUAS 15-9:
- a CDS encoding aldehyde dehydrogenase family protein — protein MNHSIPEQPADIVARLRATFRTGRTKPVEWRTGQLHRLREMLTEKGPELAAALHTDLGKSSTEAYRTEIDFTVREIDHTLGHLTEWLRPESAPAPAHLGDDARAWTQYDPLGVVLVIAPWNYPAQLLLAPMVGALAAGNAVVAKPSELAPATSAALAELIPEYLDTEAVTVVEGGVPETTALLAERFDHIFYTGNGTVGRVVMRAAAEHLTPVTLELGGKSPVFVDRDADIEVVADRLARGKFLNAGQTCVAPDYVLTDPDTAAALERALVRSVEALYGADPAASAEYGRIVNERHFDRLGRLLGSGRVVLGGGSDRATRYLAPTVLADVDPKSSVMQEEIFGPILPIVTVADLDEAIGFINDRGKPLALYVFTESDGTRARIAAETSSGGLGYGLPLAHLTVSDLPFGGVGESGMGSYHGRYSIETFSHRKAVLEKPLS, from the coding sequence GTGAACCACTCCATCCCTGAGCAGCCCGCCGACATCGTGGCCCGGCTGCGCGCCACCTTCCGTACCGGCCGTACCAAGCCCGTCGAGTGGCGCACGGGTCAGCTGCACCGCCTGCGCGAGATGCTCACGGAGAAGGGCCCCGAACTGGCCGCCGCGCTCCATACGGACCTGGGCAAGAGCTCCACCGAGGCCTACCGCACCGAGATCGACTTCACCGTCCGCGAGATCGACCACACCCTGGGGCACCTCACCGAGTGGCTGCGCCCCGAGTCCGCACCCGCCCCCGCGCACCTCGGCGACGACGCGCGGGCCTGGACGCAGTACGACCCCCTCGGCGTCGTCCTCGTCATCGCCCCCTGGAACTACCCGGCCCAGCTCCTGCTCGCCCCGATGGTCGGCGCGCTGGCGGCCGGAAACGCGGTGGTGGCCAAGCCGAGCGAACTGGCCCCGGCCACCTCGGCCGCGCTGGCCGAGCTGATCCCCGAGTACCTCGACACCGAGGCGGTCACGGTGGTCGAGGGCGGTGTGCCCGAGACCACCGCCCTGCTGGCCGAGCGCTTCGACCACATCTTCTACACCGGCAACGGCACGGTCGGCCGCGTCGTGATGCGCGCCGCCGCCGAGCACCTCACCCCGGTCACCCTCGAACTCGGCGGCAAGTCCCCGGTGTTCGTCGACCGCGACGCCGACATCGAGGTGGTCGCGGACCGGCTGGCGCGCGGCAAGTTCCTCAACGCCGGCCAGACCTGCGTGGCCCCGGACTATGTCCTGACCGACCCGGACACCGCCGCCGCCCTGGAGCGCGCGCTCGTACGCTCCGTCGAGGCGCTGTACGGCGCGGACCCGGCGGCCTCGGCCGAATACGGCCGGATCGTCAACGAGCGCCACTTCGACCGGCTCGGCCGACTCCTCGGCTCGGGCCGCGTGGTGCTCGGCGGCGGCAGCGACCGCGCGACCAGGTACCTCGCGCCGACCGTGCTGGCCGATGTCGACCCGAAGTCGTCCGTCATGCAGGAGGAGATCTTCGGCCCGATCCTGCCGATCGTCACCGTGGCCGACCTCGACGAGGCGATCGGCTTCATCAACGACCGCGGCAAGCCCCTCGCGCTGTACGTCTTCACCGAGTCCGACGGCACACGGGCGCGGATCGCCGCCGAGACCTCCTCCGGGGGCCTCGGATACGGCCTCCCGCTCGCTCATCTCACCGTCTCCGACCTGCCGTTCGGCGGTGTCGGCGAGAGCGGCATGGGCAGCTACCACGGCCGCTACTCGATCGAGACGTTCAGCCACCGCAAGGCGGTGCTGGAGAAGCCGCTGAGCTGA
- a CDS encoding RNA polymerase sigma factor has translation MPDATDVEAVFRAEYGRAVSVLVRFLGDIDLAEEAVQDAFTTAVRKWPQTGVPPSPAGWIITTARNSAIDRLRRESSRDARQAEAARLNAPDTPAEEGPVRDDRLRLIFTCCHPALALQARVALTLRLLGGLGTAQIARAFLVPEPTLAQRIVRAKAKIRDAGIPYRVPRDADLPDRLSGVLAVVYLIFNEGYTGDSGLCAEAVRLGRLLAELMPDEPEVIGLLALMLLIEARRPARRDEQGALVPLPEQDRARWDRDLIAEGQDLVRRCLRRNRPGPYQIQAAINAVHSDAPTAGATDWGQVLRLYDQLTALAPSPVVALNRAVAVAEVEGPRTALDLVDALDLDSYHVLHAVRADLLRRLGRHTEAVREYEAAVALTESPAERAHLERRRRELTR, from the coding sequence ATGCCCGACGCCACCGACGTCGAGGCCGTCTTCCGCGCCGAGTACGGGCGCGCGGTCTCCGTCCTCGTCCGCTTCCTCGGCGACATCGACCTCGCCGAGGAAGCGGTCCAGGACGCCTTCACCACGGCTGTCCGGAAGTGGCCGCAGACCGGGGTGCCGCCCAGCCCGGCCGGCTGGATCATCACCACCGCGCGCAACAGCGCGATCGACCGTCTGCGCCGTGAGTCCTCCCGGGACGCCCGGCAGGCCGAGGCCGCCCGGCTGAACGCGCCCGACACACCGGCCGAGGAGGGCCCCGTGCGCGACGACCGGCTCCGGCTGATCTTCACCTGCTGTCATCCCGCGCTCGCCCTCCAGGCACGCGTCGCGCTCACCCTGCGGCTGCTCGGCGGACTCGGCACCGCGCAGATCGCCCGCGCCTTCCTGGTGCCCGAGCCCACCCTGGCCCAGCGCATCGTGCGGGCCAAGGCCAAGATCCGTGACGCGGGCATCCCGTACCGGGTGCCCCGTGACGCCGACCTCCCCGACCGGCTCAGCGGTGTGCTGGCCGTTGTGTACCTGATCTTCAACGAGGGCTATACGGGCGATTCCGGCCTGTGCGCCGAAGCCGTACGCCTCGGCCGGCTGCTCGCCGAGCTCATGCCGGACGAGCCCGAGGTCATCGGGCTCCTCGCGCTGATGCTGCTGATCGAGGCACGCCGGCCCGCCCGGCGGGACGAGCAGGGTGCGCTGGTGCCGCTGCCCGAGCAGGACCGGGCCCGGTGGGACCGCGACCTGATCGCGGAGGGCCAGGACCTCGTCCGTCGCTGCCTGCGCCGCAATCGGCCGGGCCCGTACCAGATCCAGGCCGCGATCAACGCCGTGCACAGCGACGCGCCGACGGCCGGGGCCACCGACTGGGGGCAGGTCCTGCGTCTGTACGACCAGTTGACGGCCCTCGCGCCGAGCCCGGTGGTCGCTCTGAACCGGGCGGTCGCGGTGGCCGAGGTCGAGGGCCCGCGCACCGCCCTCGACCTGGTGGACGCGCTGGACCTGGACTCGTACCACGTGCTCCACGCCGTCCGCGCCGACCTGCTGCGCCGCCTCGGCCGCCACACCGAGGCGGTACGGGAGTACGAGGCCGCCGTCGCGCTCACCGAGAGCCCCGCTGAACGCGCCCACCTCGAACGCCGCCGGCGGGAACTCACGCGCTGA
- a CDS encoding YciI family protein, translated as MKHYLLSVVQPAGGTPPAPDELAAIMRDVEAFNQELRDAGAWVFAGGLHGPETATVLRPKDGDVLITDGPYAEGKEYLGGLCLIRAADLDEALEWGRKAALATTLPIEVRPFVDQH; from the coding sequence ATGAAGCACTACCTGCTCAGCGTGGTCCAGCCGGCCGGCGGCACGCCTCCCGCCCCCGACGAGCTCGCCGCGATCATGCGCGACGTGGAGGCGTTCAACCAGGAGCTGCGCGACGCCGGAGCCTGGGTGTTCGCGGGCGGGCTGCACGGCCCGGAGACGGCCACCGTGCTGCGTCCCAAGGACGGCGACGTGCTGATCACCGACGGGCCGTACGCCGAGGGCAAGGAGTATCTGGGCGGCCTGTGCCTGATCAGGGCCGCCGACCTGGACGAGGCCCTGGAATGGGGCAGGAAGGCCGCACTGGCCACCACCCTCCCCATCGAGGTACGGCCCTTCGTCGACCAGCACTGA
- a CDS encoding acyl-CoA dehydrogenase family protein, with translation MTTAVHPLVAGARRLADDLLAPRAEHVDREGVPESHIEAVRRCGLLGVSAPREYGGAGAPDAVAREVAEILAGACCSTWFVQTQHHTPVKLLTRSELPVRERLLRPLATGARLAGIAYAHVRSFPRVPVRATAERGGWRFDGTVPWYTGWGLNDVMLVAGVSARDDVVFAFADAREQVGLRPSPPMRLAALAAARTVSLELDGLWLPEESVVLRTPREKFALIDIPRSTNASPAVFGVAYAALRVLESAADGAETAAALRTRLDEVRRQAYALADHPVPYEHIEERLALKTRAYDLMRTATTAAVVAGGGRAMTLSSPAQRLAREGMFLLVQGQTAKVRRAHLDALACQDT, from the coding sequence ATGACCACTGCAGTACATCCACTCGTCGCCGGTGCCCGTCGGCTCGCGGACGATCTGCTCGCCCCACGTGCCGAGCACGTCGACCGGGAGGGCGTACCCGAGAGCCACATCGAGGCGGTCAGACGCTGCGGGCTGCTCGGGGTGAGCGCGCCTCGCGAGTACGGCGGAGCGGGCGCCCCCGACGCGGTGGCCCGGGAGGTCGCGGAGATCCTGGCCGGGGCCTGCTGCTCCACCTGGTTCGTGCAGACGCAGCACCACACACCGGTGAAGCTGCTCACGAGGTCCGAACTCCCCGTGCGGGAGCGGCTGTTGCGTCCGCTGGCGACGGGCGCGCGACTGGCCGGGATCGCCTACGCCCACGTCCGGTCCTTCCCCCGGGTTCCCGTGCGCGCCACGGCCGAGCGGGGCGGCTGGCGCTTCGACGGCACCGTGCCGTGGTACACGGGCTGGGGTCTGAACGACGTGATGCTCGTCGCCGGCGTCTCCGCGCGGGACGATGTGGTGTTCGCGTTCGCCGACGCGCGCGAGCAGGTCGGGCTGCGCCCCTCGCCACCGATGCGGCTCGCGGCGCTGGCCGCGGCGCGGACGGTGTCGCTCGAACTGGACGGCCTGTGGCTGCCCGAGGAGTCCGTGGTGCTGCGCACCCCGAGGGAGAAGTTCGCCCTGATCGACATCCCGCGCAGCACCAACGCCTCCCCCGCCGTCTTCGGGGTGGCGTATGCCGCGCTGCGCGTGCTGGAGAGCGCCGCGGACGGCGCCGAGACGGCCGCCGCGCTGCGGACCCGCCTCGACGAGGTGCGGCGCCAGGCATACGCACTGGCCGACCACCCCGTGCCGTACGAGCACATCGAGGAACGCCTGGCACTCAAGACCCGGGCGTACGACCTCATGCGCACGGCCACCACGGCGGCGGTCGTGGCCGGCGGCGGCCGTGCCATGACCCTGTCCAGCCCCGCCCAGCGACTGGCCCGCGAGGGCATGTTCCTGCTGGTACAGGGGCAGACGGCGAAGGTACGCAGGGCTCATCTCGACGCACTGGCGTGCCAGGACACGTGA